From Bosea sp. NBC_00550, the proteins below share one genomic window:
- a CDS encoding PAAR domain-containing protein — MPKGPAARILDPVIHPLPGILQPGPGSPNVLIGSLPAWRGVPAAAAAAIQSAKAASDTTLQVAAAATLAAAGTPGAPAAKAAEEAAKTAALSAMSSTITGASGGADIHNCLTLMPPQPHGPGVVIDGSQTVLINNLPACRVGDTITEALGPPNKIVIGLPTVIIGG; from the coding sequence ATGCCCAAGGGACCGGCCGCCCGCATCCTCGACCCCGTGATCCACCCGCTGCCGGGCATCCTGCAGCCGGGGCCGGGCAGCCCCAACGTATTGATCGGCAGCCTGCCGGCCTGGCGCGGCGTGCCGGCGGCCGCGGCAGCCGCCATCCAGTCCGCCAAGGCGGCGTCCGATACGACACTTCAGGTTGCTGCCGCCGCGACGCTGGCGGCGGCCGGAACACCGGGTGCGCCCGCCGCCAAGGCGGCGGAGGAGGCAGCCAAGACGGCTGCGCTCTCGGCGATGAGCTCGACCATCACCGGCGCTTCGGGCGGCGCCGACATCCATAACTGCCTGACCCTGATGCCGCCGCAGCCGCATGGGCCCGGCGTCGTCATCGACGGTTCGCAGACCGTGCTGATCAACAACCTGCCGGCTTGCCGGGTGGGCGACACGATCACCGAGGCGCTCGGCCCGCCCAACAAGATCGTCATAGGGTTGCCGACTGTCATCATCGGCGGATGA
- the tssM gene encoding type VI secretion system membrane subunit TssM, producing MNLATWLRILAILIGALALAALVWFGGPFLAFGDVRPFESFWVRLPVVVLLLVGALGWIAFVVIRRRKATAALSEALEKEETTGDGAAISNAMRDALATLKTARGKGGGDYLYDLPWYVIIGPPGAGKTTALVNSGLKFPLARGATPAAVAGSGGTRYCDWWFAEDAVLIDTAGRYTTQDTDTRAEKTSWFAFLDLLKTNRPRQPINGVLVAISVEDLLTSTPEEIAAHADAIRSRLLELHERLKVDFPVYAVFTKADLIAGFNEYFGALTEPQRRMVWGHTFQTADKTRNMIGDVPPEYDALIERLNERLSDRLQDEHNPTSRAQIFGFPSQMATLKRSIVDFLTRVFEPTRYHANATLRGFYFTSGTQEGTPIDQLIGALSRNFGSDHAGAAAFSGKGKSYFLTDLIQKVVIGESGWVSTDLGAARRSTMLRIAGFATVAILSLAALGLWWTSFSRNSDLITATNYGLSDYRSAAAPVLQETTVSDRNFSRILPLLHKLRNMPAGYATQNEPTPTLATLGLSQRDRLQNATEITYQQALERMLRPRIIFRLEEQLEANANNPGFVYEALKVYMMIGGQAKMDRDLVTSWMRLDWAENLFPGPANAKGREALEEHLAAMLDLDEGSAEPMVKLNQSLIEQSQRTLRRLSIAERAYELLRTQARGESQKDWVASQRGGSDVRLVFEGSGGEDLDQIRVPYFYTYDGFQTAFIGRLGDIGDRIEKERWVLGENVDQQAITAQYATLFQDLMKLYARDYVAGWQRALKRLKLRPLNADKPRYVALSAISAPTSPFKQVLESLRDETQLTKERPNAKKAVAQAAAAAAAQTLDQRASQALGRLGSNLPLAAPGVDRVLAGGRDPALGADIEGQFKPFHVLVDGDLGRRPVDQLLQTFSEINQNLATAATNPAQSAAANAALVPLIATLRANSSRYPAPFDGMIIQAVNDFEGDATGATVALLRQALAEQVTRICTEVMNNRYPFTKASTRDVPLADFARLFAPGQIMDKFYKDRLEPFVDTSKPQWSWRVDSRVARALSPTTLREFQRASEIKDAFFPTGGNLPSFQMVVTPTALSADAANAKLEINGFTVTSQQGVNTPTPVMWPGGGVGKTAITLTLGGGSGNSGGMFGGGFFSSGSQNAAQGEAKLFEKDGTWSFFRLLDAGSVLKQGDNVGFTLNGGGRQVGYSFGVGSLKNPLILPALREIRCPAGI from the coding sequence ATGAACCTCGCCACCTGGCTCCGCATCCTCGCAATCCTCATCGGCGCGCTCGCGCTCGCGGCGCTGGTCTGGTTCGGCGGCCCCTTCCTCGCCTTCGGCGACGTCCGGCCCTTCGAATCCTTCTGGGTGCGCCTGCCCGTCGTCGTGCTGCTGCTGGTCGGGGCGCTCGGCTGGATCGCCTTCGTCGTCATCCGACGCCGCAAGGCGACCGCTGCGCTCTCCGAAGCGCTGGAGAAGGAGGAGACGACTGGCGACGGCGCCGCGATCTCCAATGCGATGCGCGACGCGCTGGCGACGCTCAAGACCGCGCGCGGCAAGGGCGGCGGCGACTATCTCTACGACCTGCCCTGGTACGTCATTATCGGCCCGCCCGGCGCCGGCAAGACGACCGCGCTGGTCAATTCCGGGCTGAAATTCCCGCTCGCGCGCGGCGCAACGCCGGCCGCCGTCGCGGGCTCCGGCGGCACGCGCTATTGCGACTGGTGGTTCGCCGAGGATGCGGTACTGATCGACACCGCCGGCCGCTACACCACGCAGGACACGGACACCAGGGCCGAGAAGACGAGCTGGTTCGCTTTCCTGGACCTGCTCAAGACCAACCGCCCGCGCCAGCCGATCAACGGCGTGCTCGTCGCGATCAGCGTCGAGGATCTGCTGACCTCGACGCCGGAGGAGATCGCCGCCCATGCCGACGCGATCCGCTCGCGCCTGCTCGAATTGCACGAGCGGCTGAAGGTCGATTTCCCGGTCTATGCCGTCTTCACCAAGGCGGACCTCATCGCCGGCTTCAACGAGTATTTCGGCGCGCTGACCGAGCCGCAGCGGCGCATGGTCTGGGGCCACACCTTCCAGACCGCCGACAAGACGCGCAACATGATCGGCGACGTGCCGCCGGAATATGACGCGCTGATCGAGCGGCTGAACGAACGTCTCTCAGACCGGCTGCAGGACGAGCACAACCCGACATCCCGCGCCCAGATCTTCGGCTTCCCGAGCCAGATGGCCACGCTGAAGCGTTCGATCGTCGATTTCCTCACCCGCGTCTTCGAGCCGACGCGCTACCACGCCAACGCCACCCTGCGCGGCTTCTATTTCACCTCGGGCACGCAAGAGGGAACGCCGATCGACCAGCTCATCGGCGCGCTCTCCCGCAATTTCGGCTCGGATCATGCCGGCGCCGCCGCCTTCTCCGGCAAGGGCAAGAGCTATTTCCTCACCGACCTCATCCAGAAGGTGGTGATCGGCGAATCCGGCTGGGTCTCGACCGATCTCGGCGCCGCGCGCCGCTCGACCATGCTGCGCATCGCCGGCTTCGCGACGGTCGCGATCTTGTCGCTCGCCGCGCTCGGCCTGTGGTGGACGAGCTTCTCGCGCAACAGCGACCTCATCACCGCGACCAATTACGGCCTGTCCGACTATCGCAGCGCCGCAGCCCCGGTCCTTCAGGAGACCACCGTCTCCGACCGCAATTTCAGCCGCATCCTGCCGCTGCTGCACAAGCTCCGGAACATGCCGGCGGGCTACGCCACCCAGAACGAGCCGACGCCGACGCTCGCCACCCTGGGCTTGAGCCAGCGCGACCGCCTGCAGAACGCGACCGAGATCACCTATCAGCAGGCGCTGGAGCGGATGCTGCGCCCGCGCATCATCTTCCGGCTGGAGGAGCAGCTCGAGGCCAACGCCAACAATCCCGGCTTCGTCTACGAGGCGTTGAAGGTCTACATGATGATCGGAGGCCAGGCGAAGATGGACCGCGACCTCGTCACCTCCTGGATGCGCCTTGACTGGGCCGAGAACCTCTTCCCCGGCCCCGCCAACGCCAAGGGCCGCGAGGCGCTGGAGGAGCATCTGGCCGCGATGCTCGACCTCGACGAGGGCTCGGCCGAGCCGATGGTCAAGCTCAACCAGTCGCTGATCGAGCAGAGCCAGCGCACCTTGCGCCGCCTCAGCATCGCCGAGCGCGCCTATGAGCTGCTGCGGACGCAGGCGCGCGGCGAGAGCCAGAAGGATTGGGTCGCCTCCCAGCGCGGCGGGTCCGATGTCCGCCTCGTCTTCGAAGGCAGCGGCGGAGAGGACCTCGACCAGATCCGCGTGCCGTATTTCTACACCTATGACGGCTTCCAGACCGCCTTCATCGGCCGGCTCGGCGACATCGGCGACCGAATAGAGAAGGAGCGCTGGGTGCTGGGCGAGAATGTCGACCAGCAGGCGATCACCGCCCAGTACGCGACGCTCTTCCAGGACCTGATGAAGCTCTACGCCCGTGACTATGTCGCCGGCTGGCAGCGCGCGCTGAAGCGGCTGAAGCTGCGCCCGCTCAACGCCGACAAGCCGCGCTATGTCGCGCTCAGCGCGATCTCGGCGCCGACCTCGCCGTTCAAGCAGGTGTTAGAATCCCTGCGCGACGAGACGCAGCTCACCAAGGAGCGCCCGAACGCGAAGAAGGCCGTGGCGCAGGCCGCCGCCGCTGCCGCGGCACAGACGCTTGACCAGCGCGCGAGCCAGGCGCTCGGCCGCCTCGGCAGCAATCTCCCGCTTGCCGCGCCGGGGGTCGATCGCGTGCTTGCCGGCGGCAGGGACCCGGCGCTGGGGGCCGACATCGAGGGCCAGTTCAAGCCCTTCCACGTGCTGGTCGACGGCGATCTCGGCCGCCGGCCGGTCGACCAGCTCCTGCAGACCTTCTCCGAGATCAACCAGAATCTCGCCACCGCCGCGACCAATCCGGCGCAGTCGGCGGCGGCGAATGCCGCGCTCGTGCCGCTGATCGCGACCTTGCGCGCCAACTCCTCGCGCTACCCTGCCCCCTTCGACGGCATGATCATCCAGGCGGTCAACGACTTCGAGGGCGATGCCACCGGCGCGACCGTCGCCCTGCTCCGGCAGGCGCTGGCCGAACAGGTCACGCGCATCTGCACCGAGGTGATGAACAACCGCTACCCCTTCACCAAGGCCAGCACCCGCGACGTGCCGCTCGCCGATTTCGCCCGGCTCTTCGCCCCCGGCCAGATCATGGACAAGTTCTACAAGGACCGGCTGGAGCCCTTCGTCGACACCTCCAAGCCGCAATGGAGCTGGCGCGTCGACAGCCGCGTGGCGCGCGCGCTGTCTCCCACGACCTTGCGTGAATTCCAGCGCGCCAGCGAGATCAAGGACGCCTTCTTCCCGACCGGCGGCAACCTGCCCTCCTTCCAGATGGTGGTGACGCCGACCGCGCTCTCGGCCGATGCCGCCAACGCCAAGCTCGAGATCAACGGCTTTACGGTGACGAGCCAGCAGGGCGTCAACACGCCGACGCCGGTGATGTGGCCGGGCGGGGGCGTCGGCAAGACGGCGATCACGCTGACGCTCGGCGGCGGCAGCGGCAATTCCGGCGGCATGTTCGGTGGCGGCTTCTTCTCCTCGGGCTCGCAGAATGCCGCGCAGGGCGAGGCCAAGCTCTTCGAGAAGGACGGCACCTGGTCCTTCTTCCGCCTGCTCGATGCCGGCTCGGTGCTGAAGCAGGGCGACAATGTCGGCTTCACGCTGAACGGCGGCGGCCGGCAGGTCGGCTATTCCTTCGGCGTCGGCTCGCTCAAGAACCCGCTGATCCTGCCGGCGTTGCGGGAAATCCGCTGCCCCGCGGGGATCTGA
- a CDS encoding RidA family protein, whose translation MTIERIGLAARYCDAAIFNGIVFLAGHVPEKTEGASLTEQTEEVLALLEDTLAQAGSSKERILSVQIFLTDIGKIGEMNAVWDKWVAAGHAPARATVEAKLASPGYGIEITAVAAKR comes from the coding sequence ATGACCATCGAACGCATCGGATTGGCCGCCCGCTACTGCGACGCCGCCATCTTCAACGGCATCGTCTTCCTCGCCGGCCATGTGCCGGAGAAGACCGAGGGCGCTTCCCTGACCGAGCAGACGGAAGAGGTGCTGGCGCTGCTGGAGGACACGCTGGCGCAGGCCGGCAGCAGCAAGGAGCGCATCCTCAGCGTCCAGATCTTCCTCACCGATATCGGCAAGATCGGCGAGATGAACGCTGTCTGGGACAAGTGGGTGGCGGCAGGCCATGCGCCGGCGCGTGCGACCGTCGAGGCGAAGCTCGCCTCGCCCGGTTACGGCATCGAGATTACAGCGGTGGCGGCGAAGCGCTGA
- the tssK gene encoding type VI secretion system baseplate subunit TssK has translation MSWYSKVVWSEGLFLRPHHFQQNDRYLENLLESRVRTISPYPWGFSVLEIDRDLAQQSRIGLRRAVGVMPDGTPFALPDNSPLPAAIEVPENAAGQIVWLSLPLAAANTREVEDALNGSASRYVPANEMLIDSTASLRTEEEIDVAHPRLTLELRKTSKAGYVGLALGRILEVRDRAILFDEKFAPPVLVCSAYPVIEGWLDRVIGWIDNKLEELARYAADPTAGGGLQSADYFVLQLLNRNIPVLKHMRRSRFIHPERLFTVFLALAGELATFTTAERRARDYPAYDHDDLENCFAPVVRDIQDFLSANLGRRAIRLEIIERAPNAFMSTIRDRSLVRNATLVLEVAARRPLTEIQAQFPQLFKIGPNTKMNEIVHAHLPGISLVHLPTPPPQIRALTDHVYFYLDRTSPLWPEFSTASSIGMHFSGDWPDLELELWAVLEGRR, from the coding sequence ATGTCGTGGTACAGCAAGGTCGTCTGGTCGGAAGGGCTTTTCCTCAGGCCGCATCACTTCCAGCAGAACGACCGCTATCTCGAAAATTTGCTGGAAAGCCGCGTCAGGACCATCTCGCCCTATCCATGGGGCTTCTCGGTGCTAGAGATCGACCGCGACCTCGCCCAGCAGAGCCGCATCGGCCTGCGCCGCGCCGTCGGCGTGATGCCGGACGGCACCCCCTTCGCGCTGCCCGACAACAGCCCCCTGCCGGCCGCGATCGAGGTGCCGGAGAATGCTGCCGGCCAGATCGTCTGGCTCTCGCTGCCGCTGGCCGCCGCCAATACCCGCGAGGTCGAGGACGCGCTGAACGGCTCGGCCAGCCGCTACGTCCCCGCAAACGAGATGCTGATCGATTCGACCGCCTCCCTGCGCACCGAGGAGGAGATCGACGTCGCCCATCCGCGCCTGACGCTGGAGCTGCGCAAGACCTCGAAGGCCGGCTATGTCGGCCTCGCGCTCGGCCGCATCCTCGAGGTGCGCGACCGCGCCATCCTCTTCGACGAGAAATTCGCCCCGCCGGTGCTGGTCTGCTCGGCCTATCCGGTGATCGAGGGCTGGCTCGACCGGGTCATCGGCTGGATCGACAACAAGCTGGAGGAGCTCGCCCGCTACGCCGCCGATCCGACGGCGGGCGGCGGCCTGCAGAGCGCGGACTACTTCGTGCTTCAGCTTCTCAACCGCAACATCCCCGTGCTGAAGCACATGCGCCGGTCGCGCTTCATCCATCCCGAGCGGCTGTTCACGGTCTTCCTTGCGCTCGCCGGTGAGCTCGCGACCTTCACCACGGCCGAGCGCCGCGCCCGCGACTATCCGGCCTATGACCACGACGATCTGGAGAACTGCTTCGCGCCCGTCGTGCGCGACATCCAGGATTTCCTCTCGGCCAATCTCGGCCGCCGCGCCATACGGCTGGAAATCATCGAACGCGCGCCCAACGCCTTCATGTCGACGATCCGGGATCGCAGCCTCGTCCGCAACGCGACGCTGGTGCTGGAAGTCGCGGCGCGCCGGCCGCTGACCGAGATCCAGGCGCAGTTCCCACAGCTCTTCAAGATCGGCCCCAACACCAAGATGAACGAGATCGTCCATGCCCATCTGCCGGGCATCAGCCTCGTCCATCTGCCGACGCCGCCGCCGCAGATCCGCGCGCTCACGGATCATGTATACTTCTACCTCGACCGCACCTCGCCGCTCTGGCCCGAGTTCAGCACGGCGAGTTCGATCGGCATGCATTTTTCCGGTGACTGGCCCGATCTCGAACTCGAGCTCTGGGCCGTTCTGGAGGGCAGGCGATGA
- the tagH gene encoding type VI secretion system-associated FHA domain protein TagH, with protein sequence MALTLTIENETSLPDGGPLSVTASGGRGLDIGRDQHLDWALPDPTRAISGRHCEIRFRDGAWWLRDISTNGTFVNGGDHRVQSPYRLQNGDRLEIGHYVIAVVIDDDAGQAPAQSLAPPPYVAQPESLWAASEEAAPPISRRELMPPSHAKPVHASFIDWATDIPVPDAGPPPPPATPGWPAPAAQGDDFAWAPMQPSPVAPVEPIAPIPTPRRPAPSSAPAANPWDEPGIDPVPADAATEPQLAPPRAFAPEPPFAAESAAQPAAAAPISMGEFMQRFAKGAGVSPQSLSSQDPGAFAEQLGGLMRLIAEELKGLLAARAESKRIARSTNQTMIQAQDNNPLKFSPTVDDALQLIFGQPRSGYLDARRAFDESFRDLKAHQIKTYSAMQHALKMLVEDLDPQAVAESTAQDGGIGGLIGSRKPKMWDAYVARWEAKTAPYENGLVDAFMIYFAECYDRGGK encoded by the coding sequence ATGGCGCTGACACTGACGATCGAGAACGAGACCTCCCTGCCGGATGGCGGCCCGCTGAGCGTGACCGCCAGCGGCGGGCGCGGCCTCGACATCGGCCGCGACCAGCATCTCGACTGGGCTCTGCCAGATCCCACCCGCGCCATCTCCGGCCGCCACTGCGAAATCCGCTTCCGCGACGGCGCCTGGTGGCTGCGCGACATTTCGACCAATGGCACTTTCGTCAATGGCGGCGATCATCGCGTGCAGTCGCCCTATCGGCTCCAGAACGGCGACCGGCTCGAAATCGGCCACTACGTCATCGCCGTCGTGATCGACGACGATGCCGGTCAGGCTCCGGCCCAATCCCTCGCCCCGCCGCCCTATGTGGCCCAGCCGGAATCGCTCTGGGCGGCGAGCGAGGAAGCTGCGCCGCCGATTTCGCGCCGGGAGCTGATGCCGCCCAGCCACGCTAAACCGGTCCATGCCAGCTTCATCGACTGGGCTACGGACATCCCTGTGCCCGATGCAGGGCCTCCTCCGCCACCGGCCACTCCGGGCTGGCCCGCGCCGGCCGCGCAAGGGGACGACTTTGCCTGGGCGCCGATGCAGCCGTCGCCGGTCGCCCCCGTCGAACCCATCGCGCCGATCCCGACGCCACGCCGCCCGGCCCCGAGCAGCGCGCCTGCCGCAAACCCCTGGGACGAGCCGGGCATCGACCCGGTCCCGGCCGATGCGGCAACCGAACCACAGCTGGCTCCTCCCCGGGCTTTCGCGCCCGAACCTCCCTTCGCAGCCGAAAGCGCCGCGCAGCCCGCAGCCGCAGCGCCGATCTCGATGGGCGAGTTCATGCAGCGCTTCGCCAAGGGCGCCGGCGTCTCGCCGCAGTCGCTGTCGTCGCAGGACCCCGGCGCCTTCGCCGAGCAGCTCGGCGGGCTGATGCGGCTGATCGCGGAGGAGCTCAAGGGCCTGCTCGCCGCCCGCGCCGAGAGCAAGCGCATCGCCCGCAGCACCAACCAGACGATGATCCAGGCGCAGGACAACAACCCGCTGAAGTTCTCGCCGACCGTCGACGATGCCCTGCAATTGATCTTCGGCCAGCCGCGCAGCGGCTATCTCGACGCCAGGCGCGCCTTCGACGAGAGCTTCCGCGACCTCAAGGCCCACCAGATCAAGACCTATTCGGCCATGCAGCATGCGCTGAAGATGCTGGTCGAGGACCTCGACCCCCAGGCGGTCGCCGAGAGCACCGCGCAGGACGGCGGCATCGGCGGCCTGATCGGCTCGCGCAAGCCGAAGATGTGGGACGCCTATGTCGCCCGTTGGGAGGCCAAGACAGCCCCTTACGAAAACGGGCTGGTCGACGCCTTCATGATCTATTTCGCCGAGTGCTACGACCGCGGCGGGAAATGA
- the tssL gene encoding type VI secretion system protein TssL, long form, with the protein MSDDGSSDPFGRSERTIIRPNPGGRRAPLPQAPAPPSPAAPQAQPYAPPQVPSPGVPGGGDEWMSNPAPIPQRPQVPPPPGGGHSLPRRDQLLTPNANPLLRAAGPLLLLLGRMRANLSNAPFAQLLGQVGETIEAFDHEVRAAGVSAETARTAKYVLAATADDIVQNTPGDDRHVWTQYSMLSRFFGERTGGVRFFEELDKAKADPSVNYDLLELMHACLALGFQGIHRTSSGGANNLQMIQRNLFETLRRVKQPDPELSPRWRGQAIAATVAGFKLPVWSVAAIAAVALLGIYFVFRALLSGNAEAASTALLSVHPKGEIGIMRKVFAAPPPPPPPPPQPPKVCAAVQPPIVCLVTPNVIIVRLVGITLFEPGQAAVRAEFQPLIERIAAVLEQEGGAIKVIGHTDNVPIRTARFPSNVELSQARAKAVGDVLKTKLSKADRISFEGKGADTPIAPNTAADGRAQNRRVEILIQRQG; encoded by the coding sequence ATGAGCGACGACGGTTCGTCCGACCCGTTCGGCCGTTCCGAACGGACCATCATCCGGCCGAACCCCGGCGGGCGCCGCGCGCCCCTGCCACAAGCTCCCGCACCGCCTTCACCCGCCGCGCCGCAAGCGCAGCCCTACGCCCCCCCACAGGTGCCCTCGCCCGGCGTGCCCGGCGGCGGCGACGAATGGATGTCGAACCCGGCGCCGATCCCGCAGCGCCCGCAGGTTCCCCCGCCTCCGGGAGGAGGCCACTCGCTGCCGCGCCGCGACCAGTTGTTGACGCCGAACGCGAACCCGCTGCTGCGCGCCGCCGGTCCGCTCCTGCTGCTGCTCGGGCGGATGCGCGCCAATCTCTCCAACGCGCCCTTCGCCCAGTTGCTGGGCCAGGTCGGCGAAACGATCGAGGCCTTCGATCATGAGGTCCGCGCCGCCGGCGTCTCCGCCGAGACCGCCCGCACCGCGAAATACGTCCTCGCCGCCACCGCCGACGACATCGTCCAGAACACTCCCGGTGACGACCGCCATGTCTGGACGCAGTACAGCATGCTCTCGCGCTTTTTCGGCGAGCGCACCGGCGGCGTGCGCTTCTTCGAGGAGCTGGACAAGGCCAAGGCCGACCCCTCGGTCAATTACGACCTGCTGGAACTGATGCATGCCTGCCTGGCGCTGGGCTTCCAGGGCATCCATCGCACCTCCTCCGGGGGGGCCAACAACCTGCAGATGATCCAGCGCAACCTCTTCGAGACGCTGCGGCGGGTGAAGCAGCCCGACCCCGAACTCTCGCCGCGCTGGCGCGGGCAGGCCATCGCGGCAACGGTCGCAGGCTTCAAGCTGCCGGTCTGGTCGGTGGCGGCGATCGCTGCGGTCGCCCTGCTCGGCATCTATTTCGTGTTCCGCGCCCTGCTCTCGGGCAATGCCGAGGCGGCCTCGACTGCCCTGCTCTCCGTCCACCCCAAGGGCGAGATCGGCATCATGCGCAAGGTCTTCGCGGCCCCGCCGCCGCCTCCCCCGCCTCCGCCTCAGCCGCCCAAGGTCTGCGCCGCCGTGCAGCCGCCGATCGTTTGCCTTGTCACGCCCAACGTCATCATCGTCCGCCTCGTCGGCATCACGCTGTTCGAGCCGGGCCAGGCGGCCGTGCGCGCCGAGTTCCAGCCGCTGATCGAGCGCATCGCCGCCGTGCTGGAGCAGGAGGGCGGCGCGATCAAGGTCATCGGCCATACCGACAACGTGCCGATCCGCACCGCCCGCTTCCCCTCGAACGTCGAGCTCTCGCAGGCGCGCGCCAAGGCGGTCGGCGACGTGCTGAAGACCAAGCTCAGCAAGGCGGATCGCATCAGCTTCGAGGGCAAGGGCGCGGACACGCCGATCGCGCCCAATACCGCCGCCGACGGCCGCGCCCAGAACCGGCGCGTCGAAATCCTGATCCAGCGTCAGGGCTAG
- a CDS encoding IS110 family transposase has translation MPVCTTVPEPSRFLGCDVGKAGIVVFDSRGDTLGSLPNEASALAAFAAGLGPDCLVVCEATGGYEDALLAALVSAGCPAHRADARKVKAFIRSYGTLGKSDALDARALARYGAERHARLIRWQAPAPARERLQVLVRTRADLVAQRTACTNRLNAPGIEPVKAPLQALHDCLKAQIAALAQTIAETLRTIARTDRSEQALRSIRGIGTTTAATLIALMPELGRISRRQAAALAGLAPHPNQSGSRDAYRPTRGGRAEIKAALFMPAMAAARHDPAMRDAYTRLIANGKKPIVALTAIMRRIIVIANARVRDQNKLS, from the coding sequence ATGCCGGTTTGCACCACGGTCCCTGAACCCTCCCGTTTCCTCGGCTGTGATGTCGGCAAGGCCGGGATCGTCGTCTTCGACAGCCGCGGCGACACCCTCGGCAGTCTCCCTAACGAGGCTTCGGCCCTGGCAGCCTTCGCAGCCGGGCTCGGCCCGGACTGCCTCGTCGTCTGCGAGGCGACGGGCGGCTATGAGGACGCCCTGCTGGCGGCGCTCGTCTCAGCCGGCTGCCCGGCCCATCGCGCCGATGCCCGCAAGGTCAAGGCCTTCATCCGCTCCTATGGGACGCTCGGGAAGAGCGATGCGCTCGATGCCAGGGCGCTTGCCCGCTACGGCGCCGAGCGCCACGCTCGGCTGATCCGCTGGCAGGCGCCCGCCCCGGCACGCGAGCGCCTCCAGGTCCTGGTGCGGACCAGAGCCGATCTCGTCGCCCAGAGAACGGCCTGCACCAACCGGCTCAACGCTCCCGGCATCGAACCGGTCAAAGCCCCGCTCCAGGCCCTGCACGACTGCCTCAAAGCCCAGATCGCCGCCCTGGCGCAAACCATCGCCGAGACCCTGCGCACCATCGCCCGCACCGACAGAAGCGAGCAGGCCTTGCGCTCCATCCGCGGCATCGGAACGACCACCGCCGCCACCCTCATCGCACTCATGCCCGAGCTCGGACGCATCAGCCGGCGCCAGGCCGCCGCACTCGCAGGCCTGGCTCCTCATCCAAACCAGAGCGGCAGTCGAGACGCCTACCGCCCAACCAGAGGCGGCAGGGCCGAAATCAAGGCCGCCCTGTTCATGCCCGCAATGGCCGCCGCAAGGCACGACCCCGCCATGCGCGACGCCTACACACGCCTCATCGCAAACGGAAAAAAGCCAATCGTCGCTCTCACCGCAATCATGCGACGCATCATCGTCATCGCAAATGCCCGCGTCAGAGACCAAAACAAACTGAGTTGA
- the tagF gene encoding type VI secretion system-associated protein TagF: MPCGLFGKLPAKRDFIALNAPAGFLAVYEKWLQGGLTASRLELGSRWQEAYLNAPIWRFWLGAGHGGQTVAGAFMPSVDGIGRYFPLTVFAVAAPGAAIPPPELDPQDGWFAAIEDFLLQALEPDASYEAVAQRLAALPVPNDHHLAAPPQDMVRLSDGTIVSAAIASGFPERLVALRVEDHSRAYAHASYLWTVGGPNFEALALTGQALPDPYLFTGLLTGRFDAHLAAERAG, encoded by the coding sequence GTGCCCTGCGGCCTCTTCGGCAAGCTCCCCGCCAAGCGCGACTTCATCGCGCTCAACGCCCCCGCAGGCTTCCTGGCCGTCTACGAGAAATGGCTGCAGGGCGGGCTGACCGCGAGCCGGCTCGAACTCGGAAGCCGCTGGCAGGAGGCCTATCTCAACGCACCGATCTGGCGCTTCTGGCTGGGCGCCGGCCATGGCGGGCAGACGGTGGCCGGCGCCTTTATGCCCTCGGTCGACGGCATCGGCCGCTATTTCCCGCTGACCGTCTTCGCCGTGGCCGCGCCGGGCGCGGCGATCCCCCCGCCGGAACTCGATCCGCAGGATGGATGGTTCGCGGCGATCGAGGATTTCCTGCTGCAGGCGCTGGAACCCGATGCGAGCTACGAGGCCGTCGCACAGCGCCTCGCCGCGTTGCCCGTGCCCAACGACCATCACCTTGCCGCCCCGCCGCAGGATATGGTGCGGCTCTCGGACGGGACCATCGTCAGCGCGGCCATTGCGTCCGGCTTTCCGGAGCGGCTGGTGGCGCTGCGCGTCGAGGATCATTCGCGGGCCTATGCCCATGCCTCATATCTCTGGACCGTCGGCGGGCCGAATTTCGAGGCGCTGGCGCTGACCGGCCAGGCCCTGCCCGATCCCTATCTCTTCACCGGCCTGCTGACGGGACGCTTCGATGCCCATCTCGCAGCCGAACGCGCCGGATAA